In Labilibaculum sp. DW002, a single window of DNA contains:
- the trpC gene encoding indole-3-glycerol phosphate synthase TrpC gives MSAKQNILDKIVQQKLAEVAVQKEQTPIFQLMECENFKRKCYSAKESISKQGASGVIAEFKRQSPSKGVINGTAKPADVVKDYEEAGASMVSVLTDEKFFGAKASDFASARETLNIPLLRKEFIVDSYQIYQSKAMGADVILLIAAILTPQRCKDFAFIAKDLGMEVLLELHDDAELKHVNKFVDLVGINNRNLKDFSVDTERSIRLAKRLPEDMIRVAESGLDSPEVVKDMRENGFQAFLMGEHFMKMDSPGDTCKSFIKEIVAAI, from the coding sequence ATGAGTGCAAAGCAAAATATATTAGACAAGATTGTTCAGCAAAAGTTGGCTGAGGTTGCCGTTCAGAAAGAGCAAACGCCAATTTTCCAATTGATGGAGTGTGAGAATTTCAAGCGCAAATGCTATTCGGCAAAGGAATCAATTAGCAAACAAGGTGCATCGGGTGTGATCGCTGAATTTAAACGTCAATCGCCTTCTAAAGGAGTGATTAACGGAACAGCTAAGCCAGCAGATGTTGTAAAAGATTACGAAGAGGCGGGAGCTTCTATGGTTTCTGTGTTGACCGACGAGAAATTTTTTGGTGCAAAGGCAAGTGATTTTGCAAGTGCCAGAGAAACATTAAACATTCCCTTGTTGAGAAAAGAGTTTATTGTAGATTCTTATCAGATTTATCAATCGAAAGCAATGGGAGCAGATGTAATTCTACTGATTGCAGCCATTTTAACACCGCAACGATGCAAAGATTTTGCTTTTATAGCAAAAGATTTGGGAATGGAAGTTTTATTGGAACTTCATGATGATGCGGAGTTGAAGCATGTAAACAAGTTTGTGGATTTGGTTGGAATCAACAATCGAAACCTAAAGGATTTCTCCGTAGACACAGAACGATCAATTCGTTTGGCAAAGAGATTACCTGAAGATATGATTCGAGTGGCAGAGAGTGGTTTGGATAGCCCAGAGGTTGTGAAAGACATGAGAGAGAATGGATTTCAGGCATTTTTAATGGGAGAGCATTTTATGAAGATGGATTCTCCTGGAGATACATGCAAGTCTTTTATTAAAGAAATTGTTGCAGCAATATAA
- a CDS encoding bifunctional phosphoribosylanthranilate isomerase/tryptophan synthase subunit beta produces MTEHLKIKVCGLRDKDNLKELMELPLDYMGFIYYSKSARFVGDDFDADILKSIPSDIRKVGVFVNESVEKILLLAEKYRLDVIQLHGDETPNVCKTIKDSGLEVFKAFQLNESFQFEQLESYHKKCDYFLFDTKSESYGGSGKKFNWQILEKYKGETAFFLSGGIGIDDVEAVKEFQHPKLIGVDVNSGFEESPAVKKVGLVKEFVKSVREKKMSDNKYAVNDRGYYGQFGGAYIPELMRANVDELRENYLKILSSEQFQKDYARLLDNYVGRPTPLTKVENLSKRFGTNIYLKREDLNHTGAHKINNTIGQILLAKHLGKKRIIAETGAGQHGVATATVCALFGLECVVHMGALDVERQAPNVARMQMLGATVIPATSGNQTLKDATNEAIRDWIANPHSFYLIGSVVGPHPYPDMVSRLQSIISEEIKEQLVKEQDKQNPDCVIACVGGGSNAAGAFYHFLDEKEVNLVAVEASGMGVDSGETAATITIGDVGFIHGSKTLLMQDDDGQIIEPYSISAGLDYPGVGPLHAHLAESGRAQFLSVTDQEALDAAMVLAKTEGIIPALESAHALAALEKMKFTKDDVVVLNLSGRGDKDMETYMNNL; encoded by the coding sequence ATGACGGAGCATTTGAAAATTAAAGTTTGCGGTCTGCGCGATAAAGATAATCTTAAAGAGCTGATGGAATTACCATTGGACTACATGGGCTTTATCTATTATTCAAAATCAGCACGCTTTGTTGGGGACGATTTCGATGCAGATATTCTAAAATCGATTCCTTCTGATATCCGAAAAGTTGGTGTTTTTGTGAATGAATCGGTGGAAAAGATTCTACTATTAGCAGAGAAATATAGACTGGATGTAATTCAGTTGCATGGTGACGAAACACCAAATGTGTGTAAAACAATTAAAGATTCAGGCTTAGAGGTGTTTAAGGCATTTCAATTGAATGAGTCATTTCAATTTGAGCAATTGGAATCCTATCATAAAAAATGTGATTATTTTCTATTTGATACCAAATCAGAATCTTATGGAGGAAGTGGTAAAAAGTTCAATTGGCAAATCTTAGAAAAGTACAAAGGAGAAACCGCTTTCTTTTTAAGTGGCGGAATTGGAATTGACGATGTAGAGGCAGTAAAAGAATTTCAGCATCCCAAGTTAATTGGTGTTGATGTTAATTCAGGATTTGAGGAAAGCCCGGCAGTAAAGAAAGTTGGCTTGGTAAAAGAGTTTGTAAAATCAGTAAGAGAAAAGAAGATGAGTGATAATAAATACGCAGTAAATGATCGTGGGTACTATGGACAGTTTGGTGGTGCTTATATTCCAGAATTAATGCGTGCAAATGTAGATGAATTGCGAGAAAATTATCTGAAGATATTAAGCTCGGAGCAATTTCAGAAGGATTATGCACGTTTGTTGGATAATTATGTGGGAAGACCTACGCCACTTACGAAAGTAGAGAATTTATCGAAACGATTTGGTACCAATATCTATTTAAAGCGTGAAGATCTGAACCACACTGGCGCTCACAAAATTAACAATACTATTGGGCAAATTCTTTTGGCAAAACACCTAGGTAAAAAAAGGATAATTGCTGAAACTGGAGCAGGACAACATGGGGTAGCAACTGCAACTGTATGTGCTCTTTTCGGGCTCGAATGTGTCGTTCATATGGGTGCACTCGATGTGGAAAGACAAGCACCCAATGTGGCTCGTATGCAAATGCTAGGTGCTACCGTCATTCCTGCTACATCGGGAAATCAAACTCTTAAAGATGCAACCAACGAGGCCATTCGTGATTGGATTGCGAATCCTCACTCCTTTTACCTAATTGGCTCGGTAGTTGGTCCACATCCTTATCCGGATATGGTTAGTCGATTACAATCGATAATTTCTGAAGAAATAAAAGAACAACTCGTAAAAGAACAGGATAAACAAAATCCTGATTGCGTGATTGCTTGCGTAGGTGGTGGTAGCAATGCAGCAGGTGCTTTCTATCATTTTCTGGATGAAAAGGAAGTGAATCTGGTAGCAGTTGAAGCTTCTGGTATGGGTGTTGATAGTGGCGAAACGGCTGCAACAATAACCATTGGCGATGTTGGTTTTATTCATGGTAGCAAAACCTTGCTTATGCAAGATGATGATGGTCAAATCATTGAACCATACTCAATTTCAGCAGGTTTAGATTATCCTGGTGTTGGTCCGCTGCATGCACATTTAGCAGAATCGGGTAGAGCACAGTTTTTATCGGTTACTGATCAGGAAGCACTGGATGCTGCAATGGTGTTGGCAAAAACAGAGGGAATTATTCCTGCTTTGGAATCGGCACACGCATTGGCTGCTTTGGAAAAGATGAAATTTACCAAGGATGATGTGGTTGTCCTGAATTTATCGGGAAGAGGCGATAAGGATATGGAAACTTATATGAATAATCTGTAA
- the trpA gene encoding tryptophan synthase subunit alpha: protein MNRIDQLFQNKGKDILSIYFPAGYPNLEDTIPTLQLLQDKGVDLVEIGIPFSDPLADGPVIQLAAKQALDNGMSLKKLFSQLKDARKTITMPLILMGYWNVVFKYGVDAFLADCQACGIDGVILPDLPLEEYEEEYKAKFEAHGVYHVLLVTPETTDERMVKIEKAAKGFLYMVSTSATTGGAVEQSKEREDYFKKVASLDIPSLIGFGIRDKQSFQHASSFSDGAIIGTAFIKALEKGNAAEFIDALL from the coding sequence ATGAATAGAATAGATCAATTATTTCAAAATAAAGGAAAGGATATCTTATCGATCTACTTTCCGGCCGGATACCCAAACCTGGAAGATACCATTCCAACCTTACAGCTTTTGCAAGACAAAGGCGTTGATTTGGTGGAAATAGGAATTCCTTTTTCTGATCCTTTGGCAGATGGGCCTGTAATTCAATTAGCGGCAAAACAAGCGCTCGACAATGGAATGAGCTTAAAGAAGTTGTTTAGTCAGCTAAAAGATGCACGCAAAACCATTACAATGCCTTTAATTTTAATGGGTTATTGGAATGTGGTATTTAAATATGGTGTTGATGCATTTTTGGCTGATTGCCAAGCTTGCGGTATCGATGGGGTGATATTGCCAGATTTGCCATTGGAAGAATACGAAGAGGAATACAAAGCAAAGTTTGAGGCGCACGGTGTGTATCATGTTTTGTTGGTTACACCAGAAACAACCGACGAACGAATGGTGAAAATTGAAAAGGCTGCCAAAGGTTTCCTATACATGGTTTCTACATCGGCTACCACGGGTGGTGCAGTAGAGCAAAGCAAGGAGCGAGAAGATTACTTTAAAAAGGTAGCCAGTTTGGATATTCCTTCCTTAATTGGTTTTGGAATTAGAGACAAGCAAAGTTTTCAGCACGCATCAAGTTTTTCTGATGGTGCCATTATTGGAACGGCTTTTATTAAAGCATTGGAAAAGGGTAATGCTGCCGAGTTTATTGATGCTCTACTCTAA
- a CDS encoding toxin-antitoxin system YwqK family antitoxin — protein sequence MNRIIVLIVLLLNFSFCFSQNTERICRYHRNGKVSCKEIISKKGEILQAIHYYKNGLTKSEIPFINSKVHGLFRTYNKKGKLSSETEYAKGVEHGKCILYFKRSKIISTIQNGKNDRVFHVIEYYKNGNIKSEYNNVFFEGYGPYKLYYKSGKLKICGKYVGLRRDGVWTFYNEDGSVNKTKEYDNKFIISFRQLI from the coding sequence ATGAATAGAATAATAGTATTGATAGTTCTCTTACTTAATTTCAGTTTTTGCTTCTCTCAAAATACAGAAAGAATTTGTCGTTATCACAGAAATGGAAAAGTTTCGTGTAAAGAGATAATTAGTAAAAAAGGAGAGATTTTACAAGCAATACATTATTATAAAAATGGTCTAACAAAGAGCGAAATTCCATTTATAAACAGTAAGGTACATGGGCTTTTTAGAACATACAATAAGAAAGGAAAGCTTAGTTCAGAGACAGAATACGCTAAGGGAGTGGAACATGGGAAATGTATTCTTTATTTTAAACGATCTAAGATAATTTCAACTATCCAAAATGGTAAAAATGATAGAGTATTTCACGTCATCGAATATTATAAAAATGGAAATATTAAGAGTGAATATAACAATGTCTTTTTCGAAGGATATGGACCATATAAGCTTTACTATAAAAGTGGAAAACTAAAAATATGTGGAAAATATGTTGGTCTTAGAAGAGATGGTGTCTGGACATTTTACAATGAAGACGGCTCCGTGAATAAAACAAAAGAATATGATAATAAATTTATTATCTCATTCAGACAGTTAATTTAA
- a CDS encoding glycoside hydrolase family 3 C-terminal domain-containing protein — protein sequence MANKKIISSLLVLLASILMLNAQVWKDPNAPVDERVKDLLSKMTLEEKMSQCSSDIPAIERLGIPSYMWYGEALHGIIGWGATSFPQNIAMGATWNPELMHEVATAISNEARALKNMGKKEVMMFSPTVNMARDPRWGRNGECYSEDPFLMTEMVRMYVRGMQGNDDKYLKTVTTVKHFVANNVEFRRENIYSNISEKDLREYYFPAYKSMVTDEEAAGIMTALNGLNGVPCSTNKWLLQDVLRDEWGFKGYVIADWGDIGGHKDYKKLVDSYEIAASMAIKASCDQECFRPNASKMVKGLKGAIEQGLITEKELDIAVARLLRLRFMTGDFDDKKLSPWANIPESVLECDAHKKLARKAAEQSMVLLKNDGVLPLKKDYKSIAVVGPFADHCWLGIYSGHPQSKVSPLDGIKAATNAKIVYKEGCTIADANDDRSRFREAVIAAKEAELAIVVVGNNEGTSTENVDRHSLALPGIQQRLIEEIYRVNKNVVVVLVPSGPTAIPWAQEHIPGIVCMWPNGQEQGTALANVLFGKVNPGGKLNSTWYTSHEDLPDMHDYNIKNNRTYMYFEGKPLYPFGYGLSYTNFEMANLQLDKTALNSGQRMKVSVDVNNTGAHDGDEVVQLYIKDLSSKTKVPIKALKAFKRVNVKAGETKKVVLDVPYEAFAYYDTINAQFEVYKGKFDILVGNSSDNISLSKTIKVGSGALAPVNIKNKSAWFDANNPLRTKKWDAIYADKSFLKAEKTEEKKAEGLIFKTTFTDPGFYVNTWDAVVNYEVKSREAIFKLSILGNNIDTYKLNKSDVKTKGKLKIKIPIPPEYGVEQNINAQILEGEVELKSITIYPPGGLKEHTVYPCK from the coding sequence ATGGCAAACAAAAAGATTATAAGTAGTTTATTAGTTCTTCTAGCAAGTATTTTGATGTTAAATGCTCAGGTTTGGAAAGACCCCAACGCACCTGTTGATGAGCGGGTAAAAGATTTATTGTCGAAGATGACCTTAGAAGAAAAAATGAGCCAATGTAGCTCCGATATCCCGGCTATTGAACGTTTGGGTATCCCTTCTTATATGTGGTATGGAGAAGCTTTGCACGGTATTATTGGCTGGGGAGCGACTTCTTTTCCGCAAAACATTGCAATGGGAGCTACATGGAATCCTGAGCTAATGCACGAAGTGGCTACTGCGATTTCTAACGAAGCTCGTGCCTTAAAGAATATGGGCAAAAAAGAGGTGATGATGTTTTCACCAACCGTAAACATGGCACGCGATCCGCGCTGGGGGCGGAATGGGGAGTGCTATAGCGAAGACCCATTTTTGATGACCGAAATGGTACGTATGTATGTGCGTGGCATGCAGGGCAACGATGATAAATACCTAAAAACAGTAACAACAGTAAAGCACTTTGTGGCCAATAACGTAGAGTTTCGTCGCGAAAATATCTACTCAAATATATCCGAGAAAGACCTACGCGAATATTATTTTCCAGCTTACAAGTCAATGGTTACCGATGAAGAAGCAGCTGGAATTATGACCGCACTAAACGGACTAAACGGTGTGCCTTGTTCTACCAATAAATGGTTGCTACAAGATGTACTACGTGATGAATGGGGTTTCAAAGGTTATGTGATAGCCGACTGGGGTGACATAGGTGGCCACAAAGACTACAAGAAGTTAGTAGACAGTTACGAAATAGCTGCATCAATGGCTATCAAAGCCTCTTGCGACCAAGAATGTTTTCGCCCGAATGCTTCAAAAATGGTAAAAGGTTTGAAAGGCGCTATTGAACAAGGTTTGATAACCGAAAAAGAACTGGATATTGCCGTAGCTCGTTTATTGCGATTGCGATTTATGACAGGCGATTTTGATGATAAAAAGTTAAGCCCTTGGGCAAATATTCCAGAATCAGTACTAGAATGTGATGCACATAAAAAGCTGGCTCGTAAGGCAGCAGAACAATCCATGGTTTTGCTGAAAAACGATGGTGTTTTGCCATTGAAAAAAGACTATAAATCAATTGCTGTAGTGGGACCATTTGCCGACCATTGTTGGTTGGGTATTTACTCCGGACATCCGCAAAGTAAAGTAAGTCCGCTAGACGGTATTAAAGCAGCCACTAATGCAAAAATTGTGTACAAAGAAGGCTGCACTATAGCAGATGCTAATGATGACAGGTCGAGATTTCGTGAAGCCGTGATAGCAGCAAAAGAAGCAGAATTAGCTATCGTAGTAGTGGGCAACAACGAAGGTACTTCTACCGAGAATGTAGACCGTCACTCCCTTGCTCTCCCAGGCATTCAACAGCGATTGATTGAGGAGATTTACCGCGTGAACAAAAACGTAGTTGTTGTATTGGTGCCAAGTGGTCCTACCGCTATCCCATGGGCACAAGAGCACATTCCGGGCATTGTGTGTATGTGGCCTAATGGTCAGGAACAAGGAACTGCTCTTGCCAATGTTTTGTTTGGAAAGGTAAACCCTGGTGGTAAGTTGAATTCTACTTGGTATACCTCACACGAGGACTTACCCGATATGCACGATTACAATATCAAGAACAACCGCACCTATATGTATTTTGAAGGTAAACCTCTTTACCCGTTTGGTTATGGATTGAGCTATACGAATTTCGAAATGGCAAACCTTCAGCTGGATAAAACGGCATTAAATTCAGGCCAACGAATGAAAGTAAGCGTTGATGTAAATAACACTGGAGCACATGATGGTGACGAGGTGGTTCAGCTTTACATCAAAGACTTAAGTTCGAAAACGAAAGTGCCAATTAAAGCACTAAAAGCCTTTAAACGTGTGAATGTAAAAGCTGGTGAAACAAAAAAGGTAGTGCTTGATGTGCCCTATGAAGCTTTTGCTTACTACGACACCATCAATGCGCAGTTTGAAGTATACAAAGGCAAATTTGATATTTTAGTGGGTAACTCATCTGATAATATCAGCCTAAGCAAAACAATTAAAGTAGGAAGTGGTGCTTTAGCCCCTGTAAATATTAAAAACAAAAGTGCTTGGTTTGATGCAAACAACCCGTTACGTACTAAAAAATGGGATGCTATCTATGCAGATAAGTCTTTTCTGAAAGCAGAAAAAACAGAGGAGAAAAAAGCAGAAGGGCTAATATTTAAAACCACCTTCACAGATCCCGGTTTCTATGTGAATACATGGGATGCAGTTGTTAATTATGAGGTAAAAAGCAGGGAAGCCATCTTTAAGTTATCCATACTGGGTAACAATATTGATACTTATAAACTGAATAAATCAGATGTAAAAACTAAAGGCAAGTTGAAAATTAAGATCCCTATTCCTCCCGAATATGGTGTAGAACAAAATATAAATGCACAAATATTAGAAGGAGAAGTTGAGTTAAAATCAATTACAATCTACCCTCCGGGTGGTTTGAAAGAACATACAGTTTATCCTTGTAAATAG
- a CDS encoding PAS domain S-box protein, whose protein sequence is MVHYLKNELYELIKKDERIFDFIQEGSLDGIWYWDLEHPENEWMSPKFWQVLGYNPEKMPHQSSAWQDIINQDDLKRATDNFHKHLKDPENPYDQIVRYKHKNKSTIWIRCRGIAIRDNNNIPTRMLGAHQDITALKVSENNLKKEKNKAIQVQKKYKSMVLNAPLSFQVLDNNGYITDVNPEWLKTTGYNKKQVIGNYFGDFLHPDSIELFKKNLLALKKQGFLENEQYRIKKKDGNFIYVSFEGFLGFNEKGKFTHAYCTIKDITKDREAQNKLKMFNRAIDHSLNAFDIINHEGKFIYVNQAYVEMSGYDSISEIIGTSPVDHCHDPNMPNIVINELKKNGFFIGEFKAKRKDGSLYDINMYARLDYDENGNEIYPTTSIDITEEKEAKIAINESEEKFKGVFNSAKIGIALANSTGHQLDVNKEFLTMLGYSRKEYQSLNFTDISHPDDLEIELPFFNKIQNGEISNYNIEKRLRKKDGNYIWVDASIAVRRDQNGDISMFIVTAKDITQKRKTKQELSVAKKDSEEKERKLKNLLGNLKGVAYQCKNDKNWTMLFISKGVKELTGYEVNDIKNNNVISWNQIIHEDYREHVDKIVSEAIVNKMPFTLEYKITCKKGEEKWVWEKGFMEMSNNKPSHLEGFITDITPLKNYEKELLVAKNRAEDSNRLKTEFLHNMSHEIRTPMNGIMGFSDMLTNQDLTPEKRNYYSRIVQNCSHQLLRTIDDILEISTLETEQVGIDETEFCLNDFLMELFSIFSLKLNERNIPLYIKKELRDNKSYITTDKTKLNKVISNLLENSLKYTLEGFIEFGYYIDKAMLVIYVKDTGIGISPENHQLIFERFSQENKELSKKIGGLGLGLAIAEENTSLLGGHIDLDSDKNKGSTFYINIPYKPANSIKEGDSKENTVANQSEHNYNILIAEDEEVNFLYLEALLEENEINNYTVIHAKNGQEAIDICLNNKNIDLILMDIKMPIMNGHEASKKIKSKIPKLPIIAQTAYSTESEKRLALESGCDAFIAKPIKKEELYTLITQYIIK, encoded by the coding sequence ATGGTGCATTATTTAAAAAATGAGCTTTATGAATTAATCAAAAAGGATGAACGCATTTTTGATTTTATACAAGAGGGTTCATTAGATGGAATCTGGTATTGGGATTTAGAGCATCCTGAAAATGAATGGATGAGTCCAAAATTTTGGCAGGTATTAGGATATAATCCTGAAAAAATGCCACATCAATCAAGTGCTTGGCAGGATATAATAAATCAGGACGATCTAAAACGTGCAACCGATAATTTCCACAAACACTTAAAAGATCCAGAGAATCCATACGACCAAATAGTACGATACAAGCATAAAAATAAATCGACAATTTGGATACGCTGTCGTGGTATAGCTATTAGAGACAACAACAATATCCCTACTCGTATGCTTGGTGCCCACCAAGATATTACTGCATTAAAAGTAAGCGAGAATAATTTAAAAAAAGAGAAAAACAAAGCCATACAAGTTCAAAAAAAATACAAGAGTATGGTGCTGAATGCCCCACTTTCATTTCAAGTACTCGACAATAATGGCTATATCACTGATGTTAATCCTGAATGGTTAAAAACTACAGGCTACAACAAAAAACAAGTCATTGGCAACTACTTTGGAGATTTTTTACATCCTGACAGTATTGAACTTTTCAAAAAAAATCTGTTAGCACTTAAGAAGCAAGGGTTTTTAGAAAATGAACAATATAGAATTAAGAAAAAAGACGGCAATTTTATATATGTTTCATTTGAAGGATTCTTAGGTTTTAATGAAAAAGGTAAATTTACTCATGCTTATTGCACAATTAAAGACATTACGAAGGATAGAGAAGCTCAAAATAAATTAAAAATGTTCAATCGAGCTATTGATCATTCATTGAATGCTTTTGACATTATAAACCACGAAGGTAAATTTATATACGTAAATCAAGCTTACGTAGAAATGTCTGGTTATGATAGCATTTCAGAAATAATTGGCACCTCGCCTGTTGACCATTGTCACGATCCAAACATGCCTAACATAGTGATCAACGAACTCAAAAAAAATGGGTTCTTCATAGGAGAATTTAAAGCAAAAAGAAAGGATGGAAGCCTGTACGATATTAATATGTATGCCCGTCTTGACTATGATGAAAATGGCAATGAGATTTACCCTACAACCTCTATTGATATTACTGAAGAAAAGGAAGCCAAAATTGCAATTAACGAAAGCGAAGAAAAGTTTAAGGGTGTATTTAACTCTGCAAAAATTGGCATAGCTCTTGCCAATAGTACCGGACATCAATTGGATGTAAATAAGGAATTTCTTACAATGCTTGGTTACTCGCGCAAGGAATACCAGTCCTTAAATTTTACGGACATTTCCCACCCTGATGATTTAGAAATAGAATTACCTTTCTTCAATAAAATTCAAAATGGAGAAATTAGCAATTACAATATTGAAAAAAGGCTTCGTAAAAAGGATGGCAATTACATATGGGTTGATGCATCAATTGCGGTTAGAAGAGATCAAAATGGTGATATTTCAATGTTTATTGTTACAGCTAAAGACATTACCCAAAAAAGAAAAACGAAACAAGAATTATCTGTTGCTAAAAAAGATTCGGAAGAGAAAGAGAGAAAATTAAAAAATTTATTGGGCAACCTGAAAGGAGTAGCATACCAATGCAAAAATGATAAAAATTGGACAATGCTATTTATAAGCAAGGGAGTTAAGGAGTTAACTGGCTATGAGGTAAACGATATAAAAAATAACAATGTAATAAGCTGGAATCAAATTATCCATGAAGATTATAGAGAACATGTAGATAAGATTGTAAGTGAAGCTATTGTAAACAAAATGCCTTTTACCCTAGAATATAAAATTACGTGTAAAAAAGGAGAGGAAAAGTGGGTTTGGGAAAAAGGTTTTATGGAAATGAGCAATAACAAACCTTCACATTTAGAAGGTTTTATTACAGATATTACTCCTTTAAAAAACTACGAAAAGGAATTGCTTGTAGCCAAAAATAGAGCGGAAGATTCGAATCGCTTAAAAACTGAATTTTTACACAATATGTCGCACGAAATTCGTACTCCCATGAATGGAATTATGGGATTCTCCGACATGCTAACAAACCAGGACTTAACTCCTGAAAAACGAAATTACTACTCTAGAATAGTTCAAAACTGTAGTCATCAACTTCTCAGGACAATTGATGACATATTGGAAATATCAACCTTAGAAACTGAACAAGTAGGTATTGATGAAACAGAATTTTGCCTTAACGATTTCTTAATGGAATTATTCTCCATATTTAGCTTAAAATTGAACGAACGAAATATTCCTTTATACATTAAGAAAGAATTGCGCGATAACAAAAGTTACATTACCACAGATAAAACAAAACTGAATAAAGTGATAAGCAATTTACTGGAAAATTCTTTAAAATATACACTCGAGGGATTTATTGAATTCGGTTATTATATCGACAAGGCAATGCTGGTAATATATGTAAAAGATACTGGAATTGGTATTTCTCCTGAAAATCATCAATTGATTTTTGAGCGTTTCTCTCAGGAAAACAAAGAACTATCCAAAAAAATTGGAGGATTAGGGCTTGGGCTTGCTATTGCAGAAGAAAACACCTCCCTTTTAGGTGGTCACATAGACTTAGACTCAGACAAAAATAAAGGCTCTACATTTTATATTAACATTCCTTACAAACCTGCCAATTCAATAAAAGAAGGTGATTCAAAAGAGAATACAGTGGCAAATCAATCAGAACACAATTACAATATACTTATTGCAGAAGATGAAGAAGTGAATTTCCTCTATTTAGAAGCCTTATTAGAAGAAAATGAGATAAATAACTATACTGTAATTCATGCAAAAAATGGACAAGAAGCCATCGACATTTGCCTAAACAATAAAAATATCGACCTAATACTAATGGACATTAAAATGCCAATAATGAATGGGCACGAAGCTTCCAAAAAGATCAAGTCGAAAATACCCAAACTACCAATTATTGCTCAAACGGCATATTCTACCGAATCTGAAAAAAGATTGGCTTTAGAAAGTGGGTGCGATGCTTTTATTGCAAAACCAATAAAAAAGGAAGAATTGTATACTTTGATTACACAATACATCATCAAATAA
- a CDS encoding PspC domain-containing protein: protein MILGVSGWLGNKLGWSVTIIRIAFVVGVLFFGVGLGLYLILWLVKMFSK, encoded by the coding sequence ATGATTTTAGGTGTATCAGGTTGGCTTGGTAACAAACTGGGTTGGAGCGTAACGATTATTAGAATTGCATTTGTTGTAGGTGTGTTGTTTTTTGGAGTAGGATTAGGATTGTATTTAATCTTGTGGTTGGTAAAAATGTTCTCAAAATAA
- a CDS encoding AraC family transcriptional regulator → MNEKRENRLLSVELENVAVAEKSSFKVGKYRDSFFARPWHYHPEFELLLITKGYGTRMVGDHFEEFTEGDLVLLGANLPHAWISDPHFTKKDNEDTCESIYVQFRKSVFGTQFIDIPELQSVRTILQKAERGIKIRGTQKEEIAADLLAMVNQKPIEQLLTLIRVLDKIQLSNFEELASTNYANREFSFKSDKMREVHHYIMQNFKSEIDIKACAERLNMTPSSFCRFFKKQTNVTFSVYLNYMRINLAQKLICNTQMSIKEIGYECGYTSIVYFNQKFKQLTGKSPNELRKKVLNN, encoded by the coding sequence ATGAACGAAAAAAGAGAAAATAGACTACTTTCTGTTGAGCTGGAAAATGTTGCTGTAGCTGAGAAATCATCCTTTAAAGTGGGAAAATACAGAGATTCATTTTTCGCAAGGCCTTGGCACTATCATCCTGAATTTGAGCTATTACTCATTACAAAAGGATATGGCACTCGCATGGTTGGAGATCATTTCGAAGAATTTACCGAGGGAGATTTGGTCTTACTTGGAGCAAACCTGCCTCATGCCTGGATTTCCGATCCACATTTCACAAAGAAAGACAATGAGGACACTTGTGAATCGATTTATGTGCAGTTTCGTAAAAGTGTTTTTGGAACGCAGTTCATCGATATTCCTGAATTACAATCGGTAAGAACAATTCTACAAAAAGCCGAAAGAGGCATTAAAATAAGAGGCACACAAAAAGAAGAGATTGCAGCAGATCTTCTAGCAATGGTAAATCAGAAACCAATAGAGCAGCTGTTGACACTCATACGGGTTTTGGATAAAATTCAGCTAAGCAATTTCGAAGAATTGGCCTCTACCAATTATGCCAACAGAGAATTTAGCTTCAAATCTGATAAAATGAGAGAAGTGCACCATTACATTATGCAGAATTTTAAATCGGAAATTGATATTAAGGCCTGTGCGGAACGCTTGAACATGACTCCCTCCTCTTTTTGCAGATTTTTTAAGAAACAAACCAATGTTACCTTCTCGGTTTACCTTAATTACATGCGCATTAATTTGGCACAGAAATTAATTTGCAACACACAGATGTCCATCAAAGAAATTGGCTACGAATGTGGCTACACCTCTATTGTTTACTTCAACCAAAAATTCAAGCAACTTACCGGAAAATCACCCAACGAACTCCGAAAGAAAGTGCTGAACAACTAA